A genomic window from Fibrobacterota bacterium includes:
- a CDS encoding metallophosphoesterase, with protein MIVAFRMALVGGFVWLMLFNRICMTDSDDRRKLRRGAWLLVVFLVIPTIAGLAWSRALDGLSWLLFILLVGWEGNRLARQAIGFSSARSQAVGVVGHSGGIVCTDALQVRSYQFAGAGAHLDGLTVVFLSDFHCNGNPSCAWYDRVWNTVSGIGPDLVLLGGDYLDTPQDVPLMERAFQGAARLSPELGIHAILGNHDEVAPAEVRRILRRAGANVLDDKWVALQRASGQIITLHGTSSPFAGSHDPLSGAPPGGADLCLTHTPDNAPSLSRRGSRYILAGHTHGGQIGFPLLGALLTPSKYSRKWSYGTFRVGESHLVVSSGLGCEGIPLRVLVRPEIVVLRFHS; from the coding sequence ATGATCGTCGCTTTTCGGATGGCGTTGGTGGGCGGATTCGTCTGGCTGATGCTGTTCAACCGGATCTGTATGACAGATTCCGACGACCGACGCAAGCTGCGGCGTGGGGCATGGCTTTTGGTCGTGTTCCTCGTGATCCCGACGATCGCCGGTCTGGCCTGGTCGAGGGCCCTGGATGGATTGAGCTGGCTCTTGTTCATCCTGCTGGTTGGATGGGAGGGAAACCGTTTGGCCAGGCAGGCCATCGGGTTCAGTTCGGCGCGATCGCAGGCGGTCGGGGTGGTTGGTCATTCCGGCGGAATCGTCTGCACAGACGCGCTCCAGGTCCGCAGCTACCAATTCGCGGGAGCGGGCGCGCACTTGGATGGGCTCACGGTGGTCTTCCTTTCCGATTTCCATTGCAACGGCAATCCTTCGTGCGCCTGGTACGATCGGGTATGGAATACGGTTTCCGGGATCGGCCCGGATCTGGTGCTTCTCGGTGGAGATTATCTCGACACCCCGCAAGATGTTCCCCTGATGGAGCGAGCCTTCCAAGGGGCCGCGAGGCTTTCTCCGGAATTGGGAATCCACGCCATCCTGGGCAATCACGACGAGGTCGCTCCAGCCGAAGTCCGGCGGATCCTGCGTCGAGCCGGGGCCAATGTTCTGGACGACAAATGGGTTGCTCTCCAGCGTGCCAGCGGCCAGATCATCACCTTGCACGGGACATCCAGTCCGTTCGCCGGAAGTCACGACCCTCTGAGCGGCGCCCCTCCCGGCGGTGCGGACCTGTGTCTGACCCACACGCCGGACAACGCTCCTTCGCTTTCGCGCCGGGGGAGCCGCTATATCCTGGCGGGCCACACCCACGGTGGCCAGATCGGCTTTCCGTTGCTGGGTGCACTTTTGACTCCCAGCAAATACTCCCGCAAATGGAGCTACGGGACATTCCGGGTGGGGGAGAGCCACTTGGTGGTGTCGTCCGGGTTGGGGTGCGAGGGCATTCCTTTGCGGGTGTTGGTGCGTCCCGAAATCGTGGTTCTGCGCTTCCATTCCTGA